One stretch of Rhinolophus ferrumequinum isolate MPI-CBG mRhiFer1 chromosome 5, mRhiFer1_v1.p, whole genome shotgun sequence DNA includes these proteins:
- the PDHA2 gene encoding pyruvate dehydrogenase E1 component subunit alpha, testis-specific form, mitochondrial isoform X1, with the protein MRKMLAAAVSRVLSGVPQKPTSRVLVASCNYSKDVTFEIKKCDLYRLEEGPPVATVLTREDGLKYYKAMQTIRRMELKADQLYKQKFIRGFCHLCDGQEACCVGLEAGINPTDHVITSYRAHGFCYTRGLSVRSILAELTGRRGGCAKGKGGSMHMYSKNFYGGNGIVGAQAPLGAGIALACKYKGNDEIALTVYGDGAANQGQIFEAYNMAALWKLPCIFICENNLYAMGTAIGRAAASTDYYKRGNFIPGLRVDGMDILCVREATKFAADYCRSGKGPIVMEMQTYRYHGHSMSDPGVSYRTREEIHSVRSKSDPVMLLKDRMVNNKLASIEELKEIDVEVRKEIDDAAQFATTDPEPPLEEIGHHIYSSGPPFEVRGANPWIKFKSIS; encoded by the coding sequence ATCCTGTAACTATTCAAAAGATgttacatttgaaattaagaaatgtgATCTTTATCGGTTGGAAGAAGGTCCCCCTGTCGCAACAGTGCTCACCCGGGAGGATGGGCTCAAATACTATAAGGCGATGCAGACTATTCGCCGAATGGAATTGAAGGCAGATCAGTTgtataaacagaaatttattcgtGGTTTCTGTCACTTGTGTGATGGTCAGGAAGCTTGTTGCGTGGGCCTTGAGGCTGGGATAAATCCCACCGATCATGTCATCACATCCTATCGGGCTCATGGCTTCTGCTATACTCGTGGACTCTCTGTCCGGTCAATTCTTGCAGAGCTtacaggaagaagaggaggttGTGCTAAAGGAAAAGGTGGATCGATGCATATGTATTCCAAGAATTTCTACGGGGGCAACGGCATTGTGGGAGCTCAGGCACCCCTGGGAGCTGGTATTGCTCTGGCCTGTAAATACAAGGGAAACGATGAGATCGCTTTGACTGTCTATGGGGATGGCGCTGCTAATCAGGGTCAGATATTTGAAGCTTACAATATGGCAGCTTTGTGGAAATTACCTTGTATTTTCATCTGTGAGAATAACCTCTATGCAATGGGAACAGCCATTGGGAGAGCAGCAGCCAGCACTGATTACTACAAGAGAGGCAATTTTATCCCTGGACTAAGGGTAGATGGAATGGATATTCTGTGTGTTCGAGAGGCAACAAAGTTTGCAGCTGACTATTGCAGATCTGGAAAAGGGCCCATAGTGATGGAGATGCAGACTTACCGTTATCACGGACACAGCATGAGTGATCCTGGAGTCAGTTATCGTACTCGAGAAGAAATTCATAGTGTGAGAAGTAAGAGTGATCCTGTTATGCTTCTCAAAGATAGAATGGTAAACAACAAGCTTGCCAGTAttgaagaattaaaggaaattgatgttgaagtgagaaaagaaattgatGATGCGGCCCAGTTTGCTACAACAGATCCTGAACCACCTCTGGAAGAAATAGGCCATCACATCTACAGTAGTGGTCCACCTTTTGAAGTCCGTGGTGCAAACCCGTGGATCAAGTTTAAGTCCATAAGTTAA
- the PDHA2 gene encoding pyruvate dehydrogenase E1 component subunit alpha, testis-specific form, mitochondrial isoform X2 produces MRKMLAAAVSRVLSGVPQKPTSRVLVASCNYSKDVTFEIKKCDLYRLEEGPPVATVLTREDGLKYYKAMQTIRRMELKADQLYKQKFIRGFCHLCDGQEACCVGLEAGINPTDHVITSYRAHGFCYTRGLSVRSILAELTGRRGGCAKGKGGSMHMYSKNFYGGNGIVGAQGQIFEAYNMAALWKLPCIFICENNLYAMGTAIGRAAASTDYYKRGNFIPGLRVDGMDILCVREATKFAADYCRSGKGPIVMEMQTYRYHGHSMSDPGVSYRTREEIHSVRSKSDPVMLLKDRMVNNKLASIEELKEIDVEVRKEIDDAAQFATTDPEPPLEEIGHHIYSSGPPFEVRGANPWIKFKSIS; encoded by the exons ATCCTGTAACTATTCAAAAGATgttacatttgaaattaagaaatgtgATCTTTATCGGTTGGAAGAAGGTCCCCCTGTCGCAACAGTGCTCACCCGGGAGGATGGGCTCAAATACTATAAGGCGATGCAGACTATTCGCCGAATGGAATTGAAGGCAGATCAGTTgtataaacagaaatttattcgtGGTTTCTGTCACTTGTGTGATGGTCAGGAAGCTTGTTGCGTGGGCCTTGAGGCTGGGATAAATCCCACCGATCATGTCATCACATCCTATCGGGCTCATGGCTTCTGCTATACTCGTGGACTCTCTGTCCGGTCAATTCTTGCAGAGCTtacaggaagaagaggaggttGTGCTAAAGGAAAAGGTGGATCGATGCATATGTATTCCAAGAATTTCTACGGGGGCAACGGCATTGTGGGAGCTCAG GGTCAGATATTTGAAGCTTACAATATGGCAGCTTTGTGGAAATTACCTTGTATTTTCATCTGTGAGAATAACCTCTATGCAATGGGAACAGCCATTGGGAGAGCAGCAGCCAGCACTGATTACTACAAGAGAGGCAATTTTATCCCTGGACTAAGGGTAGATGGAATGGATATTCTGTGTGTTCGAGAGGCAACAAAGTTTGCAGCTGACTATTGCAGATCTGGAAAAGGGCCCATAGTGATGGAGATGCAGACTTACCGTTATCACGGACACAGCATGAGTGATCCTGGAGTCAGTTATCGTACTCGAGAAGAAATTCATAGTGTGAGAAGTAAGAGTGATCCTGTTATGCTTCTCAAAGATAGAATGGTAAACAACAAGCTTGCCAGTAttgaagaattaaaggaaattgatgttgaagtgagaaaagaaattgatGATGCGGCCCAGTTTGCTACAACAGATCCTGAACCACCTCTGGAAGAAATAGGCCATCACATCTACAGTAGTGGTCCACCTTTTGAAGTCCGTGGTGCAAACCCGTGGATCAAGTTTAAGTCCATAAGTTAA